In the genome of uncultured Bacteroides sp., one region contains:
- the gcvP gene encoding aminomethyl-transferring glycine dehydrogenase: MKTDLLSGRHIGIEEKDMEHMLTTIGVKSLDELINQTIPSNIRLKKPLDLPAPMTERAFTEHICKLGAKNKLFTTYIGMGWYDTITPAVIQRNVLENPAWYTSYTPYQSEVSQGRLEALMNFQTVITDLTAMPLANCSLLDEATAAAEAVTMMFGLRSRDQQKSGANVLFVDEKIFPQTLAVINTRAVPQGVEVKTGDYKTFEFTPDVFGCMVQYPNSDGSIEDYRGFTEKAHAAGCKVSVAADIISLAILVPPGEWGANIVFGSTQRLGIPMYYGGPSAAFFATRDEFKRNMPGRIIGWSKDKYGKLCYRMALQTREQHIKREKATSNICTSQALLAIMSGFYAVYHGADGMKNIASRIHQTTTYINKGLKKLGYKQHNEQYFDTLRLTLIDQVSAEQIRTFAQSKKVNLRYFDNGDVGLSVDETTEIRDVNALLTIFSIAAEKEFSEVNSIPETGSIKETHKRKSKYLAHSVFKMYHTETEMMRYIKRLERKDISLAHSMISLGSCTMKLNAAVELFPLSNPGFSGIHPFAPEDQTDGYNELICHLAKYLKQITGFEGVSFQPNSGAAGEYTGLRVIRTYLISKGKGNRNKVLIPASAHGTNPASAVQAGFTPIICACDEFGNVDMDDLRAKAEENRDDLAALMITYPSTHGIFETEIKNICEIIHSCGAQVYMDGANMNAQVGFTNPGTIGADVCHLNLHKTFAIPHGGGGPGAGPICVAKHLAPFLPEHPFIGGSMNTVSSAPYGSAGILPITYGYIRMMGTEGLKKATSVAILNANYLAARLKDTYGIVYRGANGFVGHEMILECRNIFQETGISENDIAKRLMDYGYHAPTLSFPVHGTLMVEPTESESLAELDNFVDVMLSIYQEIQEVKDGTADKADNVLVNAPHPEYEVVADNWPHAYSREKAAYPIQSVRDNKFWINVARVDNTLGDRKLLTTRYETFD; the protein is encoded by the coding sequence ATGAAAACAGATCTATTATCCGGCCGACATATTGGCATTGAAGAGAAAGATATGGAACACATGCTCACCACCATTGGCGTAAAAAGCCTCGATGAACTGATAAACCAAACTATCCCTTCAAATATTCGTTTGAAAAAGCCATTGGATCTTCCTGCTCCAATGACCGAACGTGCTTTTACAGAACATATTTGCAAGTTGGGAGCAAAGAATAAGCTATTCACTACTTATATAGGTATGGGGTGGTATGACACTATTACTCCTGCCGTGATTCAAAGAAATGTGTTAGAGAATCCGGCATGGTACACCTCTTATACACCTTATCAGTCGGAAGTTTCTCAGGGACGCCTGGAGGCATTGATGAACTTCCAGACTGTGATTACGGATTTAACCGCCATGCCATTGGCAAATTGTTCCTTGCTTGACGAGGCAACTGCTGCGGCTGAAGCTGTTACCATGATGTTTGGTCTGCGTTCACGCGATCAGCAGAAGTCGGGCGCCAATGTACTTTTCGTGGATGAGAAGATTTTTCCGCAGACGCTGGCAGTAATAAATACCCGTGCGGTTCCTCAGGGAGTAGAGGTAAAAACCGGAGATTATAAGACTTTTGAATTTACTCCCGATGTATTTGGCTGTATGGTTCAGTATCCAAATTCGGACGGTAGTATAGAAGATTACCGCGGATTTACAGAAAAAGCACATGCAGCAGGCTGTAAAGTCTCTGTGGCTGCCGATATAATAAGTCTGGCTATACTAGTGCCACCCGGCGAATGGGGAGCAAATATTGTTTTTGGCTCTACCCAGCGGTTAGGTATCCCAATGTATTACGGAGGTCCTTCTGCTGCATTCTTTGCTACCCGCGATGAATTTAAGAGAAATATGCCTGGCCGTATCATTGGCTGGTCGAAAGATAAATACGGGAAACTATGCTACCGCATGGCGTTGCAAACACGAGAACAGCATATTAAGCGTGAGAAGGCTACTTCCAATATTTGTACTTCGCAGGCATTGCTTGCCATCATGTCGGGATTCTATGCTGTTTACCACGGTGCAGACGGCATGAAGAATATTGCCAGCCGAATTCATCAGACTACAACCTACATCAATAAGGGTCTTAAGAAGTTAGGCTACAAACAACATAACGAGCAATACTTTGACACTCTCCGTCTGACACTCATCGATCAGGTATCAGCCGAGCAGATTCGCACCTTTGCTCAGAGTAAGAAAGTAAATCTTAGATATTTTGACAACGGAGATGTGGGTCTTAGTGTAGATGAAACAACTGAGATTCGTGATGTAAATGCACTTCTTACTATTTTCTCCATAGCGGCTGAGAAGGAGTTTTCTGAAGTCAATTCTATTCCCGAAACTGGCTCTATTAAAGAAACACACAAACGTAAGAGTAAATACCTTGCTCATTCTGTATTCAAGATGTATCACACTGAAACAGAAATGATGAGATACATTAAACGTTTGGAAAGGAAAGACATTTCATTGGCACATTCAATGATTTCTTTGGGCTCATGTACCATGAAGCTGAACGCTGCGGTGGAGTTATTTCCGTTGTCGAATCCGGGATTCTCGGGAATTCATCCTTTTGCTCCTGAAGATCAGACAGATGGCTACAATGAACTTATCTGTCATTTAGCAAAATACCTGAAACAAATCACCGGTTTTGAGGGAGTAAGTTTCCAGCCTAACTCTGGAGCTGCCGGCGAATATACCGGACTCCGAGTTATCCGCACTTATCTGATAAGCAAGGGTAAAGGGAATCGTAACAAAGTTTTAATCCCAGCATCAGCTCACGGAACCAATCCGGCATCAGCAGTTCAGGCGGGCTTTACCCCGATTATCTGCGCATGTGATGAGTTTGGTAACGTTGATATGGACGATCTTCGTGCCAAGGCAGAAGAAAACCGTGATGATCTGGCTGCTTTGATGATTACTTATCCGTCTACTCATGGAATATTTGAAACGGAGATTAAGAATATCTGTGAAATTATTCACTCCTGCGGAGCGCAAGTCTATATGGATGGAGCAAACATGAATGCTCAGGTTGGTTTCACTAATCCGGGAACCATTGGCGCTGATGTTTGTCATCTTAACCTGCACAAAACGTTTGCCATTCCTCACGGAGGTGGCGGACCAGGTGCCGGACCTATTTGCGTGGCCAAACATCTGGCTCCTTTCTTGCCCGAACATCCATTCATTGGCGGTTCTATGAATACTGTTTCCTCTGCACCTTACGGAAGTGCAGGCATACTCCCAATCACTTACGGATATATCCGCATGATGGGAACCGAGGGTCTGAAGAAAGCTACGAGCGTTGCTATTTTAAATGCCAACTATCTGGCTGCCCGTCTGAAGGATACCTATGGCATTGTATATAGAGGTGCGAATGGTTTCGTAGGACACGAGATGATTTTGGAATGTCGTAACATATTCCAGGAAACAGGAATATCTGAAAATGACATCGCTAAACGACTGATGGATTACGGTTACCATGCCCCTACTCTGTCGTTCCCTGTTCATGGCACATTAATGGTGGAACCTACAGAAAGCGAAAGTCTGGCAGAGCTGGATAATTTTGTAGATGTGATGCTTTCCATCTACCAGGAAATTCAGGAAGTGAAGGATGGAACTGCCGACAAAGCAGATAATGTTCTGGTAAATGCTCCTCATCCCGAATATGAAGTGGTAGCCGATAACTGGCCGCACGCTTATTCCCGCGAAAAGGCTGCTTATCCTATTCAATCAGTACGTGATAATAAGTTCTGGATAAACGTAGCACGTGTGGACAACACCCTGGGAGATCGTAAATTGCTGACTACAAGATATGAGACTTTCGATTAG
- a CDS encoding MBL fold metallo-hydrolase: MKIKRFEFNMFPVNCYVLSDDNNEAVVIDPGCFYEEEKQALKNYISSNGLTVKHLLNTHLHLDHIFGNPFMLQEFGLKAEANKADEFWLENAPKQSRMFGFELKETPVPLGKYLCDGDIITFGNVKLEAIHVPGHSPGSLVYYCKEENCMFSGDVLFQGSIGRADLARGNFDELIESICSRLFSLPNETIVYPGHGAPTTIGAEKTDNPFFR; the protein is encoded by the coding sequence ATGAAGATAAAAAGATTTGAATTCAATATGTTTCCCGTGAACTGTTACGTGCTCAGTGATGATAATAACGAAGCAGTAGTCATTGATCCGGGATGCTTTTATGAAGAAGAGAAACAGGCTCTAAAAAATTATATATCCAGTAACGGGCTTACCGTGAAGCATCTGCTGAACACTCACTTGCATCTGGACCACATATTTGGTAATCCTTTTATGCTGCAAGAGTTTGGTTTGAAAGCAGAAGCAAACAAAGCCGATGAGTTCTGGCTTGAAAATGCGCCCAAACAGTCGCGCATGTTTGGCTTTGAACTAAAAGAGACTCCAGTTCCGCTGGGCAAGTATCTTTGCGATGGCGACATAATTACCTTTGGCAATGTAAAACTTGAAGCCATTCATGTTCCGGGGCATTCTCCCGGCAGTCTGGTTTATTATTGCAAAGAGGAGAATTGCATGTTTTCGGGTGATGTTTTGTTTCAGGGAAGCATAGGACGCGCCGATCTTGCCAGAGGCAATTTTGACGAATTGATAGAGAGTATCTGCAGCAGACTATTCTCACTGCCAAATGAAACGATAGTTTATCCCGGACATGGAGCACCCACAACAATTGGAGCCGAAAAGACTGACAATCCTTTTTTCAGATAA